One part of the Raphanus sativus cultivar WK10039 chromosome 7, ASM80110v3, whole genome shotgun sequence genome encodes these proteins:
- the LOC108818070 gene encoding UDP-arabinopyranose mutase 2 produces the protein MVDPANTVGIPVNPTPLLKDELDIVIPTIRNLDFLEMWRPFLQPYHLIIVQDGDPTKKIHVPEGYDYELYNRNDINRILGPKASCISFKDSACRCFGYMVSKKKYIFTIDDDCFVAKDPSGKAVNALEQHIKNLLCPSTPLFFNTLYDPYREGADFVRGYPFSLREGVTTAVSHGLWLNIPDYDAPTQLVKPKERNTRYVDAVMTIPKGTLFPMCGMNLAFDRDLIGPAMYFGLMGDGQPIGRYDDMWAGWCIKVICDHLGLGVKTGLPYIYHSKASNPFVNLKKEYKGIFWQEDIIPFFQNVKLSKEATTVQQCYIELSKMVKEKLSSLDPYFDKLADAMVTWIEAWDELNPPATA, from the exons ATGGTTGACCCGGCGAACACCGTTGGAATTCCGGTGAATCCGACGCCGCTGCTGAAAGACGAGCTCGACATCGTGATCCCAACCATCCGAAACCTCGATTTCCTCGAGATGTGGAGGCCCTTTCTCCAGCCGTACCATCTCATCATCGTCCAGGACGGAGATCCCACGAAGAAGATCCACGTCCCCGAGGGTTACGACTACGAGCTCTACAACAGGAACGACATTAACCGTATCCTCGGCCCCAAAGCTTCTTGCATCTCCTTCAAGGACTCTGCTTGCCGTTGCTTTGGCTACATGGTCTCTAAGAAGAAGTACATCTTCACCATTGATGACGATTGCTTC GTTGCTAAGGATCCATCTGGGAAAGCAGTGAACGCTCttgagcaacacatcaagaatCTTCTCTGTCCATCGACTCCATTGTTCTTCAACACCTTGTATGATCCTTACCGTGAAGGTGCTGACTTCGTTCGTGGATACCCTTTCAGTCTTCGTGAAGGTGTTACCACTGCTGTTTCCCATGGTCTCTGGCTCAACATCCCTGACTACGACGCCCCTACCCAACTCGTCAAGCCTAAGGAGAGGAACACTAG GTATGTGGATGCTGTGATGACCATCCCAAAGGGAACACTTTTCCCAATGTGTGGTATGAACTTGGCTTTCGACCGTGATTTGATTGGACCAGCTATGTACTTTGGTCTCATGGGTGATGGTCAGCCTATTGGTCGCTACGACGATATGTGGGCTGGTTGGTGCATCAAG gTGATATGTGACCACTTGGGGTTGGGAGTGAAGACCGGTCTGCCATACATATACCACAGCAAAGCGAGCAACCCGTTTGTGAACCTGAAGAAGGAATACAAGGGAATCTTCTGGCAGGAGGATATCATTCCTTTCTTCCAGAACGTGAAGCTATCTAAGGAAGCAACCACTGTTCAGCAATGCTACATTGAGCTCTCAAAGATGGTCAAAGAGAAGCTGAGCTCCCTAGACCCCTACTTTGACAAGCTTGCAGACGCCATGGTCACATGGATTGAAGCTTGGGATGAGCTTAACCCACCAGCTACTGCTTGA
- the LOC108816411 gene encoding protein SPIRAL1-like 4, translating into MGKARGLNSGGGESSLGYLFGSGEAVPKPNKPAANTSFTTTTTTTTTTNGAGGRPTTTTTTNTISRDKNKTEKEEKKDMSAGVRGSPNNYLRTEGQNCGNFLTDRPSTKVHAAPGGGSSLGYLFGSGSGK; encoded by the exons ATGGGGAAAGCTAGAGGACTTAACAGCGGTGGTGGAGAGAGCTCTCTCGGTTACCTATTTGGATCCGGCGAGGCTGTTCCCAAACCAAACAAGCCCGCCGCTAACACCAGCTTTACCACTACCACTACAACAACAACCACCACCAACGGGGCTGGAGGCAGACCCACGACCACCACCACGACAAACACTATCTCCAGAGATAAAAACAAGacggagaaggaggagaagaaagatATGTCGGCAGGTGTGAGAGGAAGCCCTAATAATTACTTGAGAACAGAGGGACAAAACTGTGGCAACTTCCTCACG GATCGACCGTCGACGAAGGTGCATGCTGCACCAGGTGGAGGATCTTCTCTGGGTTACTTATTTGGATCTGGATCTGGCAAATGA
- the LOC108817019 gene encoding PR5-like receptor kinase, with protein MNKKLPLIFIIASSLFVYGVTSKNITIENKCDYTVWPGIFNRQNRLSNTTGFALEKGESRVIIVEPHWYGAIWSRTLCSRNSTGKFSCATGDCGSGEIECSGLSPRPMNTTLAEFQMDNEAVVVFYRVNVVYGYNLPLLVVPQRILSGLEKVCTRVGCDVVNLNQACPYELMVVDAEERPIACTNPCGASGCMPSSYSESFKVPCPEATFDFSDDNYVACTGSTDYVITFCPSFTPVPTRRVKSETKIETFGFTNETTPRAKHDDKSPLKVKVIIGISAAALLVMIIILAVSTVVVRAKNARRKSDWSGQNIEAIVMLKRYSYAKVKKMTNSFSHVLGKGGFGTVYKGKLLDGSGTDVAVKVLKDSKGNGEEFINEVASMSRTSHVNIVSLLGFCYEGSKRAIIYEFMPNGSLDKYISESMSSKMEWETLYSIAEGVARGLEYLHNRCVSRIVHFDIKPQNILMDQDLCPKIADFGLAKLCKKKESIISMLNARGTIGYIAPEVFSKSLGGVSHKSDVYSFGMVLLEIVGAKNREIPEKSGSNNSSMYFPDWIYKDLEREGCWISFKRAYLDNKLFIKISRITIGLGLSYVPSSSCNRSR; from the exons ATGAATAAGAAATTGCCATTAATTTTCATTATTGCTTCCAGTTTGTTCGTCTACG GAGTGACGTCGAAGAACATAACCATAGAGAACAAATGCGATTACACCGTGTGGCCTGGAATATTCAACCGTCAGAATCGACTCTCTAACACCACTGGATTTGCTCTCGAGAAAGGAGAGTCGCGTGTTATCATTGTGGAGCCGCATTGGTATGGTGCTATATGGAGTCGAACGCTCTGCTCGAGAAACTCAACAGGAAAATTCTCATGCGCAACGGGAGACTGCGGCTCCGGTGAAATTGAGTGCTCCGGCCTATCCCCAAGGCCAATGAATACGACTCTAGCGGAGTTTCAAATGGACAACGAGGCTGTTGTTGTCTTCTACCGCGTCAATGTCGTCTACGGTTACAACCTTCCTTTGCTGGTGGTCCCACAGAGAATTCTCTCCGGTCTAGAAAAAGTATGCACCAGGGTAGGTTGTGATGTCGTTAACCTGAACCAGGCTTGTCCGTATGAGCTTATGGTCGTCGATGCCGAGGAACGGCCAATAGCATGCACTAACCCGTGCGGGGCATCAGGTTGCATGCCGTCTTCTTACTCGGAAAGCTTCAAGGTCCCGTGTCCTGAAGCTACTTTCGACTTTAGTGACGACAACTACGTGGCATGCACAGGCTCCACCGACTACGTCATCACGTTTTGCCCTTCCTTCACACCAGTCCCCACGAG ACGCGTAAAAAGTGAAACAAAAATTGAAACATTTGGATTCACCAATGAAACTACACCACGAGCAAAAC atgatgataagTCTCCATTGAAGGTTAAAGTCATAATCG GAATCTCAGCAGCAGCTTTACTTGTGATGATCATTATTCTTGCTGTGAGCACAGTAGTGGTGAGAGCAAAGAATGCTAGAAGAAAGAGTGACTGGAGCGGCCAAAACATTGAAGCAATCGTAATGTTGAAACGATATAGTTATGCCAAAGTCAAGAAGATGACAAACTCATTCTCCCATGTTCTTGGGAAAGGAGGATTTGGAACAGTCTACAAAGGAAAACTACTCGATGGAAGCGGTACAGATGTTGCTGTGAAGGTTTTGAAGGATTCAAAGGGCAATGGAGAAGAGTTCATCAATGAAGTAGCTAGCATGAGTAGAACCTCTCATGTTAATATCGTTTCTCTACTTGGATTCTGCTATGAAGGAAGCAAAAGAGCTATAATCTATGAGTTTATGCCAAATGGGTCCCTCGACAAATATATCTCCGAGAGCATGTCATCGAAGATGGAATGGGAAACTTTATATAGCATAGCTGAAGGTGTTGCTCGAGGTCTAGAGTACTTGCACAACCGTTGTGTGTCAAGGATTGTGCATTTTGATATAAAGCCACAAAACATACTCATGGACCAAGATCTTTGTCCGAAGATTGCAGATTTTGGACTTGCTAAGCtttgcaaaaagaaagaaagtatCATCTCGATGCTCAACGCAAGAGGGACCATAGGGTACATTGCTCCCGAAGTGTTTTCAAAAAGCTTGGGAGGAGTTTCTCATAAGTCGGATGTGTATAGTTTTGGAATGGTGCTCCTCGAGATTGTTGGAGCAAAGAATAGAGAAATACCTGAAAAGTCTGGATCTAATAATAGTTCAATGTATTTTCCGGATTGGATTTATAAAGATCTTGAGAGGGAAggatgttggataagcttcaaaaGAGCTTACTTAGACAATAAGTTATTCATTAAGATAAGTAGAATAacaataggattaggattaagttATGTTCCTAGTTCAAGTTGTAATAGGTCAAGATAA